In Streptomyces canus, one DNA window encodes the following:
- a CDS encoding peptidoglycan recognition protein family protein: protein MKRRAWLTLGAVVLGGGGIATYAVASPSTDAAGDVQPKRPVKVYDLTLKGTAAGKRELPRTETKEFSLLGVSWTGVTKPLEGRAQVRTRSSDTGEWTAWQDLETNIDPPEDPEERSGARGASEPLWVGPSDGVQVQVVHEDGTTSAGLPKGLEVNLVDPGIATAAEQKNTGDDTDPAAFAADETPTPTPTVSDSTSASPTATPTDTATATPTATATIPTAPPSTVPAPSVVSRADWGADESLSPDPSEYNADVKAVFVHHTDGSNDYSCADSASIVRGIYAYHTQTNGWNDIGYNFLVDKCGTIFEGRKGGVDLPVLGAHTYGWNRESTGIAILGNYTDAGASDAALTSVARITAWKLGQYGVDPDSTVQLKAGATQKNLAGTSFTAGSLYTFNRVSGHRDGYATECPGTSLYAQLPTIRAWASGPVQGLKLTSLTGATLSGSTYYTKGAITAKWSATTPSSLISKFELLVDGQVVATTSGTATSAGTTLAAGSHKVAVRAVHQSGKTTPATTALTVVTDTTAPTFSTTPTITLRTGTVTTTAAPVTLGWKAADSQALKQVSLLSPTTATFGSTTTSSSRTAKPGTASTWSMKAYDVAGNTRTSSPSYTPMILQETSATKSGSWTTRSSTSYLGGKSYSSGSKGASLTWTFTGRSAAWVVSRASTSGQAYVYVDGTKVATVDLKSSTTAYRQAIWTKSWSSSAKHTVKIVVVGTGGRPTITTDGLVYIK, encoded by the coding sequence CCGCGGCCGGCAAGCGGGAGCTGCCGCGCACCGAGACCAAGGAGTTCTCGCTGCTCGGTGTCTCCTGGACGGGGGTGACCAAACCGCTGGAGGGCAGGGCGCAGGTCCGTACCCGCAGCAGCGACACGGGCGAGTGGACCGCCTGGCAGGACCTGGAGACGAACATCGACCCACCGGAGGACCCCGAGGAGCGCAGCGGCGCCCGCGGTGCGTCCGAACCGCTGTGGGTCGGTCCCTCGGACGGCGTGCAGGTGCAGGTCGTCCACGAGGACGGCACCACGAGTGCCGGACTTCCCAAGGGACTTGAGGTCAACCTGGTCGACCCGGGCATCGCGACCGCCGCGGAGCAGAAGAACACCGGCGACGACACGGACCCGGCGGCGTTCGCCGCGGACGAGACGCCCACGCCGACTCCGACGGTGAGCGACAGCACGTCCGCCTCTCCGACCGCGACCCCGACCGACACGGCCACGGCCACGCCGACGGCCACCGCCACCATCCCCACCGCGCCCCCGTCGACGGTCCCCGCGCCCTCGGTGGTCTCCCGCGCCGACTGGGGCGCCGACGAGTCGCTCAGCCCGGACCCGTCGGAGTACAACGCCGATGTGAAGGCCGTCTTCGTGCACCACACGGACGGCTCCAACGACTACTCGTGCGCCGACTCCGCGTCGATCGTGCGCGGCATCTACGCGTACCACACGCAGACCAACGGCTGGAACGACATCGGCTACAACTTCCTCGTCGACAAGTGCGGCACCATCTTCGAGGGCCGCAAGGGCGGCGTGGACCTGCCGGTCCTCGGCGCGCACACCTACGGCTGGAACCGTGAGTCCACCGGCATCGCGATCCTCGGCAACTACACCGACGCGGGCGCCTCGGACGCCGCCCTCACCTCGGTCGCCCGGATCACGGCCTGGAAGCTCGGCCAGTACGGCGTCGACCCCGACTCGACGGTCCAGTTGAAGGCGGGCGCGACCCAGAAGAACCTCGCCGGTACGAGCTTCACCGCGGGCAGCCTCTACACCTTCAACCGGGTCTCCGGCCACCGCGACGGCTACGCCACCGAGTGCCCGGGCACCTCGCTCTACGCCCAGTTGCCGACCATCCGCGCCTGGGCGTCCGGCCCGGTGCAGGGCCTGAAGCTCACCTCGCTGACCGGCGCGACCCTGTCCGGCTCGACGTACTACACCAAGGGCGCGATCACGGCCAAGTGGTCGGCCACCACGCCGAGTTCGCTGATCTCGAAGTTCGAGCTGCTGGTCGACGGCCAGGTCGTCGCCACCACGTCCGGTACGGCGACCTCGGCCGGCACCACCCTGGCCGCGGGCAGCCACAAGGTCGCCGTACGGGCCGTGCACCAGTCCGGCAAGACCACTCCGGCGACCACCGCGCTCACCGTCGTGACCGACACCACCGCGCCGACCTTCTCCACCACACCGACGATCACCCTGCGCACCGGCACGGTCACCACCACCGCCGCCCCGGTCACCCTCGGCTGGAAGGCCGCCGACTCGCAGGCCCTGAAGCAGGTGAGCCTGCTGTCCCCGACGACGGCCACCTTCGGCTCGACCACCACGAGCTCCAGCCGTACCGCCAAGCCCGGTACCGCTAGCACCTGGTCGATGAAGGCGTACGACGTCGCGGGCAACACCCGTACGTCGTCCCCCTCGTACACGCCGATGATCCTTCAGGAGACCTCGGCCACCAAGTCCGGCAGCTGGACCACCCGTTCCTCCACCAGCTACCTCGGCGGCAAGTCGTACTCCAGCGGTTCCAAGGGCGCGAGCCTGACCTGGACGTTCACCGGCCGGTCCGCCGCGTGGGTGGTCTCGCGGGCGTCCACCTCCGGGCAGGCGTACGTGTACGTGGACGGCACCAAGGTCGCGACCGTGGACCTGAAGTCCTCGACGACGGCCTACCGCCAGGCGATCTGGACCAAGTCGTGGTCCAGCAGCGCCAAGCACACGGTGAAGATCGTGGTGGTGGGCACCGGCGGCCGCCCGACGATCACGACGGACGGCCTGGTCTACATCAAGTAG
- a CDS encoding DUF1877 domain-containing protein: MSDYFHLRAVPPSALRNSANWMQRLFEDDWDAVRERIGRHREEVLDKSYLDHELLYAGAEVVLGGLPVYPGDHDKPPFLLLTAARAHRVSAYLGSADFEALWLVVREELLPRHGGTAAEREARGVFAAAHRDLTAFYDQTARYGDAVVKWLVR; encoded by the coding sequence ATGAGCGACTACTTCCATCTCCGCGCGGTGCCGCCCTCGGCCCTGCGCAACAGCGCGAACTGGATGCAACGGCTGTTCGAGGACGACTGGGACGCCGTCCGCGAACGCATCGGACGACACCGGGAGGAGGTGCTGGACAAGTCCTACCTGGACCACGAACTCCTCTACGCCGGCGCCGAGGTGGTCCTCGGCGGACTGCCGGTCTACCCGGGCGACCACGACAAGCCCCCGTTCCTGCTCCTGACGGCGGCCCGGGCGCACCGCGTCTCGGCGTACCTCGGTTCGGCCGACTTCGAGGCCCTGTGGCTGGTCGTCCGCGAGGAGTTGCTGCCCCGACACGGCGGGACGGCCGCGGAACGGGAGGCGCGGGGGGTGTTCGCGGCGGCGCACCGGGATCTGACGGCCTTCTACGATCAGACGGCCCGGTACGGGGACGCGGTGGTCAAGTGGCTCGTCCGGTGA
- a CDS encoding DUF4328 domain-containing protein has product MLCTRCLHAEAAPEGVLCAGCATPAGFAIPPAGVTPRIPLRSPIGLGRATAVLLGLAAAVDVFALGADFLMYDVTGDLAVGDTGAAVLDRADLADKLTAAAGSAQVLVLLACAVVFVIWLWRVRRNAEVFAPDGHHRARAWVIAGWVVPIANLWYPRRVVVDIWDASSTGDKPGGHALINVWWALWLLTNTIGRFLYTAFDAADTSQEIHDSMTQVMFADGVDLVAALVAVALVLRLTRMQDEKARQGPAVPVAV; this is encoded by the coding sequence ATGCTCTGTACGCGCTGCCTGCATGCCGAAGCGGCACCGGAGGGCGTGCTGTGCGCCGGGTGCGCCACACCCGCCGGGTTCGCGATCCCGCCGGCCGGTGTCACACCGAGGATCCCGCTGCGCTCGCCGATCGGCCTCGGACGCGCCACCGCGGTACTGCTCGGACTGGCCGCGGCCGTCGACGTGTTCGCCCTCGGCGCGGACTTCCTCATGTACGACGTCACGGGCGACCTCGCCGTCGGCGACACCGGGGCCGCCGTACTGGACCGGGCCGATCTGGCGGACAAGCTCACCGCCGCGGCCGGCAGCGCACAGGTGCTCGTGCTGCTGGCCTGCGCCGTCGTCTTCGTGATCTGGCTGTGGCGGGTTCGGCGCAACGCCGAGGTCTTCGCCCCGGACGGACACCACAGGGCGCGCGCCTGGGTGATCGCCGGCTGGGTCGTGCCGATCGCGAACCTGTGGTACCCGCGCCGGGTCGTGGTCGACATCTGGGACGCGAGCAGCACGGGGGACAAGCCCGGCGGGCATGCCCTGATCAACGTGTGGTGGGCGCTGTGGCTCCTCACGAACACCATCGGGCGGTTCCTGTACACCGCGTTCGACGCGGCCGACACCTCCCAGGAGATCCACGACTCCATGACGCAGGTGATGTTCGCGGACGGTGTCGACCTCGTGGCCGCCCTGGTCGCCGTCGCCCTCGTGCTGCGGCTGACCCGGATGCAGGACGAGAAGGCCCGCCAGGGACCCGCGGTGCCCGTCGCCGTGTGA
- a CDS encoding family 20 glycosylhydrolase, whose product MSQHRKRTEKQARGLIAGAVVVTVAVGVGLGLWAGGDSDPAGSASSQAESPLGGRAEGSRAPSRAPSPTPSPTRSYPLSATPRTIPAVRAHTPARGPGWRPAPGRRVVVNDAGLADEGRLLAGELGLTYAGQKDDIRAGDVRLTVNGGKGANPESYRMTVRGGRVAISGPDDAGVFYGTRTLKQAVHGGGTAPEGVVRDEPAKPVRGFLLDIARKNFTAGWIEDRVRELGDLKFNRLQLHFSDDQAFRIESDSHPEIVSAQHLTKAQVKRIVALAAQRHITVVPEIDSPGHLGAVIAAHPELQLRSGAGNAARGAVDISNPASAKIVDDLLNEYAGLFPGADWHLGGDEYRALMVSDPEATYPQLAAAARKAYGAGATVEDLTTGWLNDRADTVRAHGRAPIAWNDGFFRATSVRAADDIRVGYWTGKEIGARQPVEYLSAGRKVVNYNDKFLYYVLGQPNQFSYPTGQRIYEEWTPRVLRGTTAVPSKYDSQILGGYFAVWCDFPNAQTQDQVAAGIRMPLRATVQKLWDPGKPALTWTRFKALADRLS is encoded by the coding sequence GTGAGCCAGCACAGGAAGCGAACGGAGAAGCAGGCGCGGGGGCTGATCGCGGGGGCGGTGGTCGTCACCGTCGCGGTCGGGGTGGGACTCGGTCTGTGGGCGGGCGGCGACAGCGACCCGGCCGGATCGGCCAGTTCCCAGGCCGAGTCACCTCTGGGCGGCAGAGCGGAAGGCTCCCGGGCCCCTTCGAGGGCCCCGAGCCCGACCCCCAGCCCCACCCGGTCCTACCCCCTGTCCGCCACACCCCGCACCATCCCCGCCGTCCGCGCCCACACCCCGGCGCGCGGTCCCGGCTGGCGTCCCGCCCCCGGTCGGCGCGTGGTCGTGAACGACGCCGGCCTCGCCGACGAGGGGCGTCTCCTCGCCGGTGAGCTGGGGCTGACGTACGCCGGGCAGAAGGACGACATACGCGCCGGGGACGTACGCCTCACGGTCAATGGCGGGAAGGGGGCGAACCCGGAGTCGTACCGCATGACCGTGCGCGGCGGGCGGGTCGCCATAAGTGGCCCGGATGACGCGGGGGTGTTCTACGGCACCCGCACGCTCAAGCAGGCGGTGCACGGTGGCGGTACGGCACCGGAGGGCGTCGTGCGCGACGAGCCCGCCAAGCCGGTGCGCGGGTTCCTCCTCGACATCGCCCGCAAGAACTTCACGGCCGGCTGGATCGAGGACCGGGTCCGGGAACTGGGCGACCTGAAGTTCAACCGGCTCCAGCTGCACTTCTCCGACGACCAGGCGTTCCGGATCGAGTCCGACTCGCACCCGGAGATCGTGTCGGCGCAGCACCTGACCAAGGCGCAGGTGAAGAGGATCGTCGCGCTCGCGGCGCAGCGGCACATCACCGTCGTACCGGAGATCGACTCGCCCGGACACCTGGGGGCCGTCATCGCCGCCCACCCGGAGCTCCAGCTGCGCAGTGGGGCGGGGAACGCGGCGCGCGGGGCCGTCGACATCTCCAACCCCGCTTCCGCCAAGATCGTCGACGACCTGCTGAACGAGTACGCCGGCCTCTTCCCCGGTGCCGACTGGCACCTCGGCGGCGACGAGTACCGCGCGCTCATGGTGTCCGACCCGGAGGCGACCTATCCGCAGCTCGCCGCCGCCGCCAGGAAGGCCTACGGCGCCGGCGCCACCGTCGAGGACCTGACCACGGGCTGGCTCAACGACCGCGCCGACACCGTCCGGGCGCACGGCAGGGCCCCGATCGCGTGGAACGACGGATTCTTCCGGGCGACGTCCGTCCGGGCCGCCGACGACATCCGGGTCGGGTACTGGACGGGCAAGGAGATCGGCGCCCGGCAGCCGGTGGAGTATCTGAGCGCGGGGCGCAAGGTCGTCAACTACAACGACAAGTTCCTCTACTACGTCCTCGGGCAGCCTAACCAGTTCTCCTATCCGACGGGACAGCGGATCTACGAGGAGTGGACCCCGAGAGTCCTCCGCGGCACGACAGCCGTCCCCTCGAAGTACGACAGCCAGATCCTCGGCGGGTACTTCGCGGTGTGGTGCGACTTCCCGAACGCGCAGACGCAGGACCAGGTCGCGGCAGGCATCCGGATGCCGCTGCGGGCGACCGTGCAGAAGCTGTGGGATCCGGGGAAGCCCGCCCTGACCTGGACGCGGTTCAAGGCGCTCGCGGACCGGCTGAGCTGA
- a CDS encoding 2-oxo-4-hydroxy-4-carboxy-5-ureidoimidazoline decarboxylase: MTPTHSPGRLAIPCLPTVLDAFNIAPADEARLLLLHCLHSLRWAERVAAHRPYPTVDALLAASDEAAYDLTVSDLSEALAAETLPALPDGVYSAAHMAMDAAHAAYEARFGHAFVICLDGLPPAEALDHALAGIRSRLTNDPEEERVVAAEELRRIARGRLVSSLKGAGL; encoded by the coding sequence GTGACGCCCACACATTCTCCTGGCCGACTGGCCATACCGTGCCTGCCCACCGTCCTGGACGCCTTCAACATCGCGCCCGCCGACGAGGCCAGGCTCCTTCTCCTGCACTGCCTGCACAGCCTGCGCTGGGCGGAACGGGTCGCGGCCCACCGCCCCTATCCGACCGTGGACGCGCTGCTGGCCGCGTCGGACGAGGCGGCCTACGACCTGACCGTGTCGGATCTCTCCGAGGCCCTGGCTGCCGAGACCCTGCCGGCGCTGCCGGACGGGGTCTACTCGGCAGCACACATGGCCATGGACGCGGCCCACGCGGCCTATGAGGCCCGCTTCGGACACGCTTTCGTCATCTGCCTGGACGGCCTGCCCCCGGCAGAGGCCCTGGACCACGCCCTGGCGGGCATCCGGTCACGATTGACAAACGATCCGGAGGAAGAACGCGTGGTGGCGGCAGAGGAACTCCGCCGCATCGCGAGGGGCCGGTTGGTGTCTTCCCTGAAGGGCGCGGGGCTGTAG
- the sdhC gene encoding succinate dehydrogenase, cytochrome b556 subunit, which translates to MPAGTLYRGREGMWSWVAHRVTGVLIFFFLFVHVLDTALVRVSPEDYDKVVATYKTPIVACLEYGLVAAILFHALNGLRVIAVDFWSKGPRYQKQMLWSVVGLWVVLMIGAIYPVLGHAARELFGS; encoded by the coding sequence GTGCCGGCTGGAACGCTGTACCGCGGCCGGGAAGGAATGTGGTCCTGGGTGGCTCATCGAGTCACCGGCGTCCTCATCTTCTTCTTCCTGTTCGTTCACGTGCTGGACACCGCTCTCGTCCGTGTCTCCCCCGAGGACTACGACAAGGTCGTAGCCACGTACAAGACCCCGATCGTCGCGTGTCTGGAGTACGGCCTCGTCGCGGCCATCCTCTTCCACGCGCTCAACGGCCTGCGCGTCATCGCCGTCGACTTCTGGTCGAAGGGCCCGCGCTACCAGAAGCAGATGCTCTGGTCCGTCGTAGGCCTGTGGGTCGTGCTCATGATCGGGGCGATCTACCCCGTCCTCGGCCACGCCGCTCGTGAACTGTTCGGGAGCTGA
- a CDS encoding succinate dehydrogenase hydrophobic membrane anchor subunit, whose translation MATTETTASGIGPVEGDSGYGVDNPAPLIEAPRKRTKKTPRSTRGNFEMAAWLFMRLSGVVLVVLVIGHLLIQLVLDGGVSKIGFAFVAGRWASPFWQVWDLLMLWLAMLHGANGLRTIINDYAERPNTRLWLKGLLYTATVFTILLGTLVIFTFDPNIR comes from the coding sequence ATGGCGACCACTGAAACCACCGCTTCCGGCATCGGCCCCGTAGAGGGCGACTCCGGCTACGGCGTCGACAACCCGGCGCCCCTCATCGAGGCCCCGCGCAAGCGGACCAAGAAGACGCCTCGCTCCACCCGCGGCAACTTCGAGATGGCGGCATGGCTGTTCATGCGCCTGTCGGGTGTCGTGCTGGTCGTCCTGGTCATCGGCCACCTGCTGATCCAGCTGGTGCTGGACGGCGGCGTGTCGAAGATCGGCTTCGCGTTCGTCGCGGGCCGCTGGGCGTCCCCGTTCTGGCAGGTCTGGGACCTGTTGATGCTGTGGCTCGCGATGCTGCACGGCGCCAACGGTCTGCGCACGATCATCAACGACTACGCGGAGCGCCCGAACACCCGCCTGTGGCTCAAGGGCCTGCTCTACACCGCCACGGTGTTCACCATCCTGCTCGGCACGCTGGTGATCTTCACCTTCGACCCGAACATCCGCTAG
- the sdhA gene encoding succinate dehydrogenase flavoprotein subunit, with the protein MKIHKYDTVIVGAGGAGMRAAIESTKRSRTAVLTKLYPTRSHTGAAQGGMAAALANVEEDNWEWHTFDTVKGGDYLVDQDAAEILAKEAIDSVLDLEKMGLPFNRTPNGTIDQRRFGGHSRNHGEAPVRRSCYAADRTGHMILQTLYQNCVKEGVEFFNEFYVLDQLITEVDGVKRSAGVVAYELATGEIHVFQAKAVIYASGGCGKFFKVTSNAHTLTGDGQAAVYRRGLPLEDMEFFQFHPTGIWRMGILLTEGARGEGGILRNKDGERFMEKYAPVMKDLASRDVVSRSIYTEIREGRGCGPEGDHVYLDLTHLPPEQLDAKLPDITEFARTYLGIEPYTDPIPIQPTAHYAMGGIPTNVEGEVLADNTTVVPGLYAAGEVACVSVHGANRLGTNSLLDINVFGKRAGIAAAEYSQKADYVELPEDPARLVLDQVERLRDATGTERVSVLRRELQETMDANVMVFRTEQTIKTAVEKIAELRERYKNVSIQDKGRRFNTDLLEAIELGNLLDLAEVMAVSALARKESRGGHYREDYPNRDDVNFMRHTMAYREVGDDGAESIRLDYKPVVQTRYQPMERKY; encoded by the coding sequence ATGAAGATCCACAAGTACGACACCGTCATCGTCGGCGCCGGTGGCGCGGGCATGCGCGCGGCCATCGAGTCGACGAAGCGCAGCCGCACCGCCGTGCTGACCAAGCTCTACCCCACCCGCTCCCACACGGGCGCCGCGCAGGGCGGCATGGCCGCAGCGCTCGCGAACGTGGAAGAGGACAACTGGGAGTGGCACACCTTCGACACGGTCAAGGGCGGTGACTACCTGGTCGACCAGGACGCCGCCGAGATCCTGGCGAAGGAGGCCATCGACTCGGTCCTCGACCTGGAGAAGATGGGCCTGCCGTTCAACCGCACGCCGAACGGCACCATCGACCAGCGCCGCTTCGGCGGTCACAGCCGGAACCACGGCGAGGCCCCGGTCCGCCGCTCCTGCTACGCGGCCGACCGCACCGGCCACATGATCCTCCAGACGCTGTACCAGAACTGCGTCAAGGAGGGCGTGGAGTTCTTCAACGAGTTCTACGTCCTGGACCAGCTGATCACCGAGGTCGACGGCGTGAAGCGGTCGGCGGGTGTCGTGGCGTACGAGCTGGCGACCGGCGAGATCCACGTCTTCCAGGCGAAGGCCGTGATCTACGCGTCCGGCGGCTGCGGCAAGTTCTTCAAGGTGACGTCCAACGCCCACACGCTGACCGGTGACGGTCAGGCCGCGGTCTACCGTCGCGGGCTGCCGCTGGAGGACATGGAGTTCTTCCAGTTCCACCCGACCGGCATCTGGCGCATGGGCATCCTGCTGACGGAGGGCGCCCGCGGTGAGGGCGGCATCCTCCGCAACAAGGACGGCGAGCGCTTCATGGAGAAGTACGCGCCGGTCATGAAGGACCTCGCGTCCCGTGACGTCGTCTCCCGCTCCATCTACACCGAGATCCGTGAGGGCCGCGGCTGCGGTCCCGAGGGCGACCACGTCTACCTGGACCTCACCCACCTCCCGCCGGAGCAGCTGGACGCGAAGCTGCCCGACATCACGGAGTTCGCCCGCACCTACCTCGGTATCGAGCCGTACACGGACCCGATCCCGATCCAGCCCACCGCGCACTACGCGATGGGCGGCATCCCGACGAACGTCGAGGGTGAGGTGCTCGCCGACAACACCACGGTGGTCCCGGGCCTGTACGCGGCCGGCGAGGTGGCCTGCGTCTCGGTCCACGGCGCCAACCGCCTGGGCACGAACTCGCTCCTTGACATCAACGTGTTCGGCAAGCGGGCCGGTATCGCCGCCGCCGAGTATTCGCAGAAGGCGGACTACGTCGAGCTGCCCGAGGACCCGGCGCGGCTGGTGCTCGACCAGGTCGAGCGGCTCCGCGACGCCACCGGCACCGAGCGTGTGTCGGTGCTGCGCCGCGAGCTGCAGGAAACCATGGACGCGAACGTCATGGTGTTCCGCACCGAGCAGACGATCAAGACGGCGGTCGAGAAGATCGCGGAGCTGCGCGAGCGCTACAAGAACGTCTCGATCCAGGACAAGGGCCGGCGTTTCAACACGGACCTGCTGGAGGCGATCGAGCTCGGCAACCTGCTGGACCTCGCCGAGGTCATGGCGGTCTCCGCGCTGGCCCGCAAGGAGTCCCGCGGCGGTCACTACCGCGAGGACTACCCGAACCGCGACGACGTCAACTTCATGCGCCACACCATGGCGTACCGCGAGGTGGGCGACGACGGCGCCGAGTCCATCCGTCTCGACTACAAGCCGGTCGTCCAGACCCGCTACCAGCCGATGGAGCGTAAGTACTGA